One Physeter macrocephalus isolate SW-GA chromosome 10, ASM283717v5, whole genome shotgun sequence DNA window includes the following coding sequences:
- the MTRES1 gene encoding mitochondrial transcription rescue factor 1 isoform X2 has translation MAMTSVRLPSSVLRKPDAWIGLCGALRGTPSHKHCASWNRYLYLSSTKLNASNCKTFFHNIFSLRLSGLLISQEYIFPFSIRLKSNVSSKKSTKKTLQKVEDEGDSDEESEHNEMTEQEVEPEDDPSVVKDYKDLDKVVQSLRYDVILKTGLDIGRNKVEDAFYKGELRLNGEKLWKKSRTVKVGDTLDLLIGEDREAEAETVMRILLKKVFEEKTSSEKYRVVLRRWKKLKLPKKKSQISLAW, from the exons ATGGCTATGACTAGTGTCAGATTGCCCAGCAGCGTTTTAAGAAAGCCAGATGCCTGGATTGGGCTCTGCGGAGCGCTACGAGGGACACCTTCACATAaacactgtgcttcctggaatcgATACTTATATTTGTCTAGTACCAAGTTAAATGCTTcaaattgtaaaacatttttcCATAACATTTTCTCACTGAGACTCTCAGGGCTTTTAATATCTCaagaatatattttcccattttccataAGACTCAAAAGTAATGTAAGCTCTAAAAAATCCACTAAAAAGACTCTGCAAAAAGTGGAAGATGAAGGGGACTCTGATGAAGAGAGTGAGCATAATGAGATGACTGAGCAGGAAGTGGAGCCAGAGGATGACCCCAGTGTGGTCAAAGACTATAAAGACCTGGACAAAGTAGTGCAGTCTCTCCGATATGATGTTATCCTGAAGACGGGCCTAGATATCGGAAGAAA caaaGTGGAAGATGCATTCTACAAAGGTGAACTCAGGCTGAACGGGGAAAAATTATGGAAGAAAAGCAGAAcg gtgAAAGTGGGAGATACATTGGATCTTCTAATTGGAGAGGATagagaagcagaagcagagaCAGTGATGAGGATTCTCCTGAAAAAAGTGTTTGAAGAGAAGACCAGCAGTGAGAAATACAGAGTGGTGTTACGGCGGTGGAAAAAGTTAAAATTGCCTAAAAAAA AAAGCCAAATAAGTCTTGCATGGTGA
- the MTRES1 gene encoding mitochondrial transcription rescue factor 1 isoform X1, with translation MAMTSVRLPSSVLRKPDAWIGLCGALRGTPSHKHCASWNRYLYLSSTKLNASNCKTFFHNIFSLRLSGLLISQEYIFPFSIRLKSNVSSKKSTKKTLQKVEDEGDSDEESEHNEMTEQEVEPEDDPSVVKDYKDLDKVVQSLRYDVILKTGLDIGRNKVEDAFYKGELRLNGEKLWKKSRTVKVGDTLDLLIGEDREAEAETVMRILLKKVFEEKTSSEKYRVVLRRWKKLKLPKKIIESQISLAW, from the exons ATGGCTATGACTAGTGTCAGATTGCCCAGCAGCGTTTTAAGAAAGCCAGATGCCTGGATTGGGCTCTGCGGAGCGCTACGAGGGACACCTTCACATAaacactgtgcttcctggaatcgATACTTATATTTGTCTAGTACCAAGTTAAATGCTTcaaattgtaaaacatttttcCATAACATTTTCTCACTGAGACTCTCAGGGCTTTTAATATCTCaagaatatattttcccattttccataAGACTCAAAAGTAATGTAAGCTCTAAAAAATCCACTAAAAAGACTCTGCAAAAAGTGGAAGATGAAGGGGACTCTGATGAAGAGAGTGAGCATAATGAGATGACTGAGCAGGAAGTGGAGCCAGAGGATGACCCCAGTGTGGTCAAAGACTATAAAGACCTGGACAAAGTAGTGCAGTCTCTCCGATATGATGTTATCCTGAAGACGGGCCTAGATATCGGAAGAAA caaaGTGGAAGATGCATTCTACAAAGGTGAACTCAGGCTGAACGGGGAAAAATTATGGAAGAAAAGCAGAAcg gtgAAAGTGGGAGATACATTGGATCTTCTAATTGGAGAGGATagagaagcagaagcagagaCAGTGATGAGGATTCTCCTGAAAAAAGTGTTTGAAGAGAAGACCAGCAGTGAGAAATACAGAGTGGTGTTACGGCGGTGGAAAAAGTTAAAATTGCCTAAAAAAA TAATAGAAAGCCAAATAAGTCTTGCATGGTGA
- the MTRES1 gene encoding mitochondrial transcription rescue factor 1 isoform X3: MAMTSVRLPSSVLRKPDAWIGLCGALRGTPSHKHCASWNRYLYLSSTKLNASNCKTFFHNIFSLRLSGLLISQEYIFPFSIRLKSNVSSKKSTKKTLQKVEDEGDSDEESEHNEMTEQEVEPEDDPSVVKDYKDLDKVVQSLRYDVILKTGLDIGRNKVEDAFYKGELRLNGEKLWKKSRTVKVGDTLDLLIGEDREAEAETVMRILLKKVFEEKTSSEKYRVVLRRWKKLKLPKKSTLK; encoded by the exons ATGGCTATGACTAGTGTCAGATTGCCCAGCAGCGTTTTAAGAAAGCCAGATGCCTGGATTGGGCTCTGCGGAGCGCTACGAGGGACACCTTCACATAaacactgtgcttcctggaatcgATACTTATATTTGTCTAGTACCAAGTTAAATGCTTcaaattgtaaaacatttttcCATAACATTTTCTCACTGAGACTCTCAGGGCTTTTAATATCTCaagaatatattttcccattttccataAGACTCAAAAGTAATGTAAGCTCTAAAAAATCCACTAAAAAGACTCTGCAAAAAGTGGAAGATGAAGGGGACTCTGATGAAGAGAGTGAGCATAATGAGATGACTGAGCAGGAAGTGGAGCCAGAGGATGACCCCAGTGTGGTCAAAGACTATAAAGACCTGGACAAAGTAGTGCAGTCTCTCCGATATGATGTTATCCTGAAGACGGGCCTAGATATCGGAAGAAA caaaGTGGAAGATGCATTCTACAAAGGTGAACTCAGGCTGAACGGGGAAAAATTATGGAAGAAAAGCAGAAcg gtgAAAGTGGGAGATACATTGGATCTTCTAATTGGAGAGGATagagaagcagaagcagagaCAGTGATGAGGATTCTCCTGAAAAAAGTGTTTGAAGAGAAGACCAGCAGTGAGAAATACAGAGTGGTGTTACGGCGGTGGAAAAAGTTAAAATTGCCTAAAAAAAGTACGCTCAAGTAA